The genomic window tatatgtatatatatatgtatatatatatatatatatatatatatatatatatatatatatatatatatatatatatatatatatatatatatatatatatatatatacatatatatatatacatatatacatatatatatatatacacatatatatatatatatatatatatacatatatacatatatatatatatgactgcTGTCAGGGTACACAAATGGCAATCTGAAGAGATGGGAATGAGATCTACCTATGAAATGAAATACACGTCTGTCTGCACAAGACCTCCCACACTAGCATGGTTACTCTGGTAGAGGGAGATGCAGGGTTAAGTGCAAGTTAGCCGCCTGAGATAGAGGGTTCATTTCAGTGCTGGATAAAGAAGTTAGGACAGAGATGTTCAAGCAGCTCTGTGAGAAATACCGCTGTACATCCCTGGGACTGATATGAGAGGAGTCTGAAGATGAGAATGGATTCTGGTGTTCCTTTTCccacaccctaaccctacacagCTTTACCCCAGCATACCAACCCTGCTTCCCAATCCAACcatacacccccctcccctcctaccCTCGGCCCTGGACAGAAGGCATGCAGGGACAACATGAGAGTTGATATAATAAACATCAAGTAATGGAACATTTCAAATGGTCCACCCACCATGGAGCGTTGCTTTGAATAGTAATGTCTGTCCTGGTCCTAAATCTTTATGCATGGGCACTGGGGCAGATAGAGCAAGGTGAGACTCTTTAGGCAGGGGCACTGGGGCAGATAGAGCAAGGTGAGACTCTTTAGGCAGGGGCACTGGGGCAGATAGAGCAAGGTGAGACTCTTTAGGCAGGGGCACTGGGGCAGATAGAGCAAGGTGAGACTCTTTAGGCAGGGGCACTGGGGCAGATAGAGCAAGGTGAGACTCTTTATGCATGGGCACTGGGGCAGATAGAGCAAGGTGAGACTCTTTAGGCAGGGGCACTGGGGCAGATAGAGCAAGGTGAGACTCATGCGTAAGTAACActtgcagtagcagcagcagcagtagaatcTTCAAAACTTTATCAGACCAAACTGAGATTCAAAGTAACATTAGAAGACCCATCAGGTCAGATTGTCAGATCAAACCGAGATATCCGAGCCCCAACAAAGTCAGACGGTCCTTCAGTTCAGTGTCTTTTTACTCACAGGGATACACAGACTTCTTTTGTTCCAGCATCCTGTCCACTCGTCCTTCAAACAGTCCCTTTTCCCCTTTCCATGCTTTATCAACCCCGCCTCTATTCTCCAGAGGGGatgtgaggagtgagggaggggcTGCCCATGTCCCGAGGGGAGAATTGTAGTCAAAGCCTCAGTGGGctcctgtctctccctgggtCAAAAGAGGGTGAGGGTTGAAAGGTCAGGGTGAGAAATGAGGGGTAAAGGGTCAGGGTTGATCCTCCTGTAATGCTTTCTGCAAGCTCTGTCGGTAGACTGCGAATCTCTGCTCCACCAATCGCACAcgctctgcctcctccttctccaGAATCACCAGGAAGTTCTGCAGCTCAGGAACCGAGAACGCATGCCACTGAGATGGAGAGAacgaaagggagagagagcggtatTAATGATGTTAGAGATGGTATTCATGCAGCAATTCATGATTTTAGgacacatggtgtgtgtgtgtgtgttgtgtttgtcttACCTCCACCTCTCCGGTCTCGTTCTCCTTGAGGACGAAGCTGAGCAGCTCAGGATCTGGACCCACCACCAGTCTCAGAGCGAGAGGACACTCCACAAGAGGAAGCTTCTGGAACAGATCTGCACAGACACACGACAAAGGAAAGACACATTAGAGTCCACATCCAGGCCGTTTGCATATTATCAGAAATCTTCAAAAATCGACTCAGTCGGGTGGCAGAATGTAAATATGCGAATGTATATACGCGTAATCTGTGTGCGTAACTCACCTTGTCCAtcgcggtgtgtctgtctgtacagagCAAACTTGCGTGGGTTATCCTGCACCATAAACTTCTTCAGCAGGCCCTGTATGACCTCCCTGACTGTGGTAGTACTACTGATGTGGATCTGCTTCACACAGTCACTGGGCAGGTAGAACGACGTCCGCTTCTCACTGAACCCTGCTCCCGCCCCCTCCTGGCCTTCTGACACCGTCATTGGCCGACCTTGTCTTTCCGCCTGGCCGTCTAATCCTGTCCACTCCATAGTGAGCATCGTGACTGGTCGACTTAGTCTAAGGTGGACCTTAATGAAGCCAGTGTACAAACCATCAGCACCCTgggggagagaacaagagagagagagagagagaaggagagagagaaaagaaagagagattcATGTGTGTCTGTATTGGTAAATTCCCACTC from Salmo trutta chromosome 16, fSalTru1.1, whole genome shotgun sequence includes these protein-coding regions:
- the LOC115150898 gene encoding ras association domain-containing protein 5 isoform X3 translates to MGSACFGQVSRRLGRLLRRLPKSRSWSDGLRMLRRTSSNGSLINSSSDCNYTCHQECGGRVQLDCNQRDSNPQETTSPRRHCSTPPQYKQKEVEEDRGPKALSEEELRARIEDYNSTVSENGMKLGADGLYTGFIKVHLRLSRPVTMLTMEWTGLDGQAERQGRPMTVSEGQEGAGAGFSEKRTSFYLPSDCVKQIHISSTTTVREVIQGLLKKFMVQDNPRKFALYRQTHRDGQDLFQKLPLVECPLALRLVVGPDPELLSFVLKENETGEVEWHAFSVPELQNFLVILEKEEAERVRLVEQRFAVYRQSLQKALQEDQP
- the LOC115150898 gene encoding ras association domain-containing protein 5 isoform X4; this translates as MTGSNSMSSGYCSLDEEGEDFTFFTAKSTFFRQPPKLVQQKEVEEDRGPKALSEEELRARIEDYNSTVSENGMKLGADGLYTGFIKVHLRLSRPVTMLTMEWTGLDGQAERQGRPMTVSEGQEGAGAGFSEKRTSFYLPSDCVKQIHISSTTTVREVIQGLLKKFMVQDNPRKFALYRQTHRDGQDLFQKLPLVECPLALRLVVGPDPELLSFVLKENETGEVEWHAFSVPELQNFLVILEKEEAERVRLVEQRFAVYRQSLQKALQEDQP